A section of the Diabrotica virgifera virgifera chromosome 8, PGI_DIABVI_V3a genome encodes:
- the LOC126889510 gene encoding zinc finger MYM-type protein 1-like — MSDGRKRLSGSGYRNEAQKKLEKQREVVEKTAKISNFFKKSNSQDENLKCTPTDDNVTPCGSGRPNYGQTHVKEGDDALNDAEASIKEPERPSSSRSSNEDKVIPYPLDVKIVDDPALWEINDRTREYVVTRGINQNIDEMDLSRSKRLIGGQNRYLSKSLLKTKLINGKEMKRSYLMYSESSGKLYCVPCQLFGGTRKLAKEGCDDWKHGNDILKSHENSSDHKTCVLVMKTRMSSKGIQSLLTSQIEDEQNYWRNVLKRVVAVVKSLAAAGLPLRGHDEKFGSLSNSGNFILCLELIAEFDPFIAEHIAKYGNPGQGHTSYLSSTTYEEFVKLMAHKVVKEIVEEVKVAKYFSIIVDSSPDITHTDQLAIVLRYVLPNGKSVERFLCFLSSVGHRSEALFDAVIKVLAENEIDIENCRGQPLDNASNMSGRYTGLQARIREVSPSAMYTPCSAHSLNLVGDNAASCCTESTNFFLLLQNLYVFFTSSTKRWEILKELLVKKENVSLKKLSDTRWSARDDACQSLNRDWNEVIEALTVISNDENEKPKTRCEVSGYLQQIQRLETAILSILWGDLLSRFNLTSKKLQSTYVDLSTVAKLYESLIEYVNSIRDEFEIYENGALEKAGIAEYEDQTRRKKKRKLLAGETRDNETELSGGIAFKTNTYLVIVDRLISELTRRKEVYSLLSARFDFLISGATMNSNDIKDNAARLSKEYPNDLPDAEEFGNECLHFFGFIKTIDKEDRPKTFPTFCELLYDNDLQDLYPYVNIALRIFSTMPASNCSAKRSFSVLRRIKNYLRSTMSHDRLNWSAVLSIESDMTKKNKL, encoded by the coding sequence ATGAGTGATGGGCGGAAACGATTGAGTGGTTCTGGCTACCGAAACGAAGCTCAGAAAAAACTGGAAAAACAAAGAGAAGTAGTAGAAAAAACCGcaaagatatcaaatttttttaagaaaagcaACTCTCAAGATGAAAACTTAAAATGTACTCCTACCGACGACAATGTCACTCCGTGCGGTAGTGGTAGGCCTAATTATGGTCAGACTCACGTAAAAGAAGGTGATGATGCTCTTAATGACGCTGAAGCATCGATTAAGGAACCAGAGCGTCCATCCTCATCACGGTCTTCAAATGAAGATAAGGTGATACCGTATCCTTTGGATGTTAAAATTGTGGATGACCCAGCTTTGTGGGAGATAAATGACCGTACTCGTGAATATGTGGTTACGAGAGGAATCAACCAAAACATAGATGAAATGGATTTATCACGGTCAAAAAGATTAATTGGAGGGCAAAATCGATATTTATCTAAGTCCCTTCTGAAAACAAAGCTGATAAACGGCAAAGAGATGAAAAGATCCTACTTGATGTATTCCGAGAGCAGTGGCAAATTGTATTGTGTTCCCTGCCAATTATTTGGTGGCACAAGAAAACTTGCGAAAGAAGGTTGTGATGACTGGAAGCATGGCAATGACATTTTGAAATCGCATGAAAATTCCTCTGACCACAAAACATGTGTATTGGTAATGAAAACCAGGATGTCATCAAAGGGAATACAATCACTGCTCACCAGTCAAATTGAAGACGAGCAAAACTACTGGCGCAATGTACTGAAGAGAGTGGTTGCAGTAGTTAAATCCCTAGCAGCTGCAGGTCTTCCTTTAAGAGGGCACGATGAGAAATTCGGGTCATTGTCAAACAGTGGCAATTTCATCTTGTGTCTAGAATTGATTGCCGAATTTGACCCATTCATAGCTGAGCACATCGCTAAATATGGAAATCCCGGACAGGGTCATACTTCATATTTATCCTCGACTACTTATGAAGAGTTTGTAAAACTAATGGCCCATAAAGTCGTGAAAGAAATAGTAGAAGAAGTTAAAGTAGcgaaatatttttctattattgtaGATTCTAGCCCAGATATTACGCATACAGACCAACTCGCAATAGTCCTTCGGTATGTGTTACCTAACGGAAAGTCCGTTGAAAGATTTCTTTGTTTTCTTTCATCAGTTGGCCACAGATCAGAAGCTCTGTTTGATGCAGTTATTAAAGTTCTGGCCGAAAATGAAATTGATATTGAAAACTGTAGGGGTCAGCCATTGGATAATGCATCGAATATGTCCGGTAGGTATACTGGCTTACAAGCCAGGATTCGTGAGGTTAGCCCTTCTGCCATGTATACTCCATGCTCTGCACACTCTCTTAATTTAGTTGGAGACAACGCTGCCAGCTGTTGTACAGAAAGTACTAATTTCTTCTTACTTCTTCAAAACCTTTACGTTTTTTTCACAAGCTCTACCAAGCGATGGGAAATATTGAAAGAATTATTGGTGAAAAAAGAGAATGTTAGTTTAAAGAAATTATCAGACACTCGTTGGTCCGCACGTGATGATGCTTGTCAAAGCCTTAACAGAGACTGGAATGAAGTAATTGAGGCACTCACCGTCATATCAAATGATGAGAATGAGAAACCTAAAACAAGATGTGAAGTTTCTGGATACCTTCAGCAAATACAACGGCTAGAAACAGCGATTCTCTCTATTTTGTGGGGAGACTTGTTATCTAGGTTCAACCTGACAAGTAAAAAGCTACAGTCAACATACGTCGACCTATCAACTGTCGCAAAACTCTATGAGTCATTAATAGAATATGTTAACAGTATTCGAGATGAGTTTGAAATCTATGAAAATGGAGCCCTTGAGAAGGCTGGTATTGCTGAGTACGAAGACCAGACCAGAAGAAAAAAGAAACGAAAGCTTTTAGCGGGCGAAACCAGAGATAATGAAACTGAGCTCAGTGGTGGAATTGCATTTAAAACCAACACTTATCTCGTCATCGTTGACAGGCTCATATCCGAATTGACCAGAAGAAAGGAAGTGTACAGTTTGCTTAGCGCAAGATTTGATTTTTTAATCAGTGGAGCAACTATGAACAGTAATGACATAAAAGATAATGCAGCGAGGTTGAGCAAAGAATATCCTAATGATTTGCCAGATGCGGAAGAATTCGGCAATGAATGTCTACATTTCTTTGGATTCATTAAAACCATCGACAAAGAAGATCGCCCAAAGACATTCCCCACTTTTTGCGAGCTTCTTTATGATAACGATCTGCAAGATTTGTATCCATACGTTAACATTGCCCTAAGGATATTTTCTACAATGCCAGCATCTAACTGCTCGGCTAAAAGATCTTTTTCCGTACTCCGTAGGATAAAGAACTACTTGAGGTCAACAATGTCACATGATCGTTTGAATTGGTCGGCAGTTTTGTCAATCGAATCCgatatgacaaaaaaaaataaattatga